The sequence TGGGGCACTCGGTGTTCTGCGAGCGGTTGAAGGCGGCGTTGCAGAACTGGTTCTGGGAGTAGCTGCGGCCGAACCAGGCGGCGATGGTGTTGCCGCCGGCCGCCCAGCACCAGTTGCTCTTCTGCTGGGCCTGCATGGTGATGTTGAGGCGCTGGGCGGCGGCGACGGTGACGCCGTCCTGCGATGCGGACGGGGACTGGGCCGCGGTGGCGGTGGCCGCGGGGACGGCGAGGAGGGCGGCGGCCAGAAGGGCCGTGAACGAGAGCCTTCGGGGCCGGATTCTTCGGTTGCGCATGGCGTTCCTCCCAAGGCGGGGGGTGGGGATCGGAGGAGCGCGTCCGGACGCTGATGAGGAGCATCGACCGTTGTCCGGAGCAGGTCAACACGCTTCAATGCGGAGTGACATCACGGTGTGAACGGCGCGACGCCCGTGTGAACGGCGCAGCCCCTTCACCTGCTCCCCCGCATCCCCCGGGGACGGTGTCCCCTCTCCCCCACGTGAATGTTCACCGGAGGCCCGCCATGCGGCAGACCGAGACCGAACTGACGCAAGTCCTGCACACCGGCCCCTTCCATCTCGCCCTGCGCACCGCCCTCTCGGTGCGCGGGCTGCCGCTGCACCGGGTGCAGCACCATCTGGCGCACCGGGGCGTCAAGCTCGGGGTGACCAGCCTGAGTTACTGGCAGCAGGGCGTACGCCGACCCCGCCGCCCGGAGTCGCTGCGGGCGGTCCGCGCTCTGGAGGACGTACTCGCGCTGCCGGACGACTCGCTGCTGCGGCTGCTGCGGGGCGACGGTCCCGGCGGCGACGGGGAGCGCCCGGCGGCACGCTCGTACCGCTCGCTGCTGGAGTCCTCGGGGGCGGTGGAGCGGCTGCTGGCGGCGATGGAGTCACCGGTGGACGGCGGGCTGCACACCGTGGACCACCAGGAGCGGGTACGGATCGGGGCCCGCCGCGAGCTGGCGGGCCGCACCTCGCTCCATGTCGTACGGGCGCACCGGGACGGCGTCGACCGCTATCTGGCGATCCACCGGGGCGATACGGGGTGCGACCCGGCGCGGATCGCGGTGCGGCCCGGGGAGAACTGCCGGACCGGGCGGGTGCGCTGGGACGCGGAGGCGGGGGTGCTGGTGGCGGAGCTGCTCTTCGACACCCGGCTGCGGTCGGGCGAGACGTACGTCTTCGGCTACGGCTTCGAGGACGGTACGGGCGGCCCCAGCGACGAGTACGTGCGCGGCTTCACCTTCGGCGGCGGGCAGTACGTGCTCCAGGTCGGCTTCGACGAGGGGGCGCTGCCGGTGCGGTGCCGCCGGTTCGAGCAGTCCTCGGCCGGTGCGGCGCGCGCGGCCCGCCGGGACCTCACGCTGACCGGCCTGCACCGGACGGTGCACGTGGTGGAGGAGGGGGTGCGGCCGGGGCTCGTGGGCATCGACTGGGACTGGGAGTGACCGCCTGGTCCGCGTTACGGGTCGCGTGGCTACGGGTTACGGGGTTACCGGATGGGGTCAGCGTCCGGGCCGGGCGGGGGCGTCAGGCGTCCGGGCCGGGGGGCGGTGCCAGCGTCCCGGCCTGGCGAGGGCGTCAGACGTCCAGGCCGGGGGGCCGTGTCAGGCGTCCGGGCCCGCGACGAGCTGTCCGCCCTCGGCGGTGACCGGGACGGCGGGCAGCGGCACGGTGGCCGGGCCCTGGACGACCTCGCCGGTGGTCGTGTCGAAGCGGCTGCCGTGGCAGGCGCAGTGGCCCTCGGTGCCCTCGATCTTGGTCAGGACGCAGCCGCCGTGGGTGCACTGGGCGCTGAACGCCTTGTACTCGCCCTTCGCCGGACAGCTCACGACGAGGCGCTGCTCGCGGTAGAGCTTGGCGCCGCCGACGGGCACCGCCGAGGCCTCGCCGAGGGCGACGGGCGCGGTGGGGGTGGGCGACTTGGCGTGGCCGAGCTTGGACTCGGTGGAGCAGGCGGCCGCTCCCAGCCCGGCGGCACCGGCGAGCGCGGCGCCCTTCAGCACGGTACGGCGGGCGGCGGGCAGGCCGGGCATGCGGACTCCACGGATCGTTGTTCGGGGTGGGGCGGTGTCGCCGGGCGGGCAGGGCGGCGGCGAGGTTGCGGCCGTCTGCTTCCCGCAGGTGACGGAACCGACGATACCGGCGGGGAACGGACGGCTTGCGGCCGGGCCCGGTCCCGGCCGGGCCCCTGCCGGTCATGGCGGCGGCCCCTGCCGGTCATGGCTGGTCCCTGGTCCCCTCCCGGTCAAGGCTGAGCCCCTCCCGGTCATGGTTGTGGCCCCCTCCCGTCCAGGAGGGGGCCACAGCCATCGGCTCACCTCACGCCTTGCGGGCGCGCGTCGCCTTCTTCGCGGTGGCCTTGGTGGCGGTGGCCTTCTTCGCCGTCGCCTTCTTGGCCGTGGCCTTGGTCGCCGTGGCCTTGGTGGCGGTCGCCTTCCTGGTGGCGGCCGTCGCCGTGGCCCGCTTCGTAGCGGCCGCCGCGGTCTTCTTCGCCGCGGTGGTCTTCTTCGCGGCCGTCCTACGGGCCGTCCCACGGCCCGAGGGCACCGCGGCCTCGCTGATCCGGTCCGCGTCCAGGATCCCCTGGAGGAACTTCCCGGTGTGGCTGGCGGGGACCGAGGCGACCTGCTCGGGCGTCCCCTCGGCGACCACCAGACCGCCGCCGTTGCCGCCCTCGGGGCCCATGTCGATGACCCAGTCGGCGGTCTTGATGACGTCCAGGTTGTGCTCGATGACGATCACCGAGTTGCCCTTGTCGACCAGACCGGAGAGGACCGTGATCAGCTTGCTGATGTCCTCGAAGTGGAGACCGGTGGTCGGCTCGTCCAGGACGTAGACCGTGCGGCCGGTGGAGCGCTTCTGGAGCTCGCTCGCCAGCTTGACGCGCTGCGCCTCACCGCCGGAGAGGGTCGGCGCGGACTGCCCGAGCCGGACGTAGCCGAGGCCGACGTCGTTGAGCGTACGGAGGTGGCGGGCGATCGCCGGGACGGCCTCGAAGAACTCCAGGCCCTCCTCGATCGGCATGTCCAGCACCTCGGCGATGGACTTGCCCTTGTAGTGGACCTCCAGGGTCTCCCGGTTGTAGCGCGCACCGTGGCAGACCTCGCACGGGACGTACACGTCGGGCAGGAAGTTCATCTCGATCTTGATCGTGCCGTCGCCGGAGCAGTTCTCGCAGCGGCCGCCCTTGACGTTGAAGGAGAAGCGGCCCGGCAGATAGCCGCGCACCTTCGCCTCCATCGTCTCCGCGAACAGCCTGCGGACGTGGTCGAAGACCCCGGTGTACGTCGCCGGGTTGGACCGGGGGGTCCGGCCGATCGGCGACTGGTCGACGTGGACCACCTTGTCGACGAGGTCGTCACCGTCGACGCGGGTGTGGCGGCCGGGGACCGACTTGGCGCCGTTCAGCTCACGGGCCA is a genomic window of Streptomyces sp. SID8374 containing:
- a CDS encoding Rieske (2Fe-2S) protein, with protein sequence MPGLPAARRTVLKGAALAGAAGLGAAACSTESKLGHAKSPTPTAPVALGEASAVPVGGAKLYREQRLVVSCPAKGEYKAFSAQCTHGGCVLTKIEGTEGHCACHGSRFDTTTGEVVQGPATVPLPAVPVTAEGGQLVAGPDA